From the Maridesulfovibrio zosterae DSM 11974 genome, the window AGCCCTTTCGTCAATAAGAGTGTCAGCAGGAACAAGAATCTCGCCTGTTTCTTCTTTGACTACAGGGTAAATAGTTACGCGACCAAGAACTTTCTCAGAAAGTCTTTCCTTGATCTCGCCGCCCTTGATGTAGTGGGTAAGTTCAAGTCCGTCAACAGTGCGACAATCATGTTCAGAGACAGTAACATCCTGAACAACATCAACCAGACGACGGGTAAGGTAACCTGAGTTAGCTGTTTTCAGCGCAGTATCGGCGAGACCTTTACGAGCACCGTGAGTTGAAATGAAGTACTGAAGAACTGACAGACCTTCACGGAAAGATGAAGTAATCGGAGTTTCGATAATTTCACCGGAAGGTTTCGCCATAAGACCACGCATACCTGCAAGCTGTCTCATCTGGTCCTGGTTACCACGGGCACCAGAGTGGGCCATCATGAAGACCGGGTTAAAACTGGAGTTAGTCTGCTGCTTACCTGTTTTAGGGTCAACCAGAACATCAGTAGACATTTCGCGGGTCATCTCAGTTGAAACGTCGTTTGTAACTTTAGTCCAAACGTCAACAACCTTATTGTACTTTTCAGTACGGGTGATAATACCTTCACGATACTGCGCTTCAATGTTTTCAACTTCAGTATAGGCTGCGTCAAGCATTCCAGCCTTAGCAGCAGGAATAGTCAAATCTTTCAGACCGATAGTGATAGCTGCTCTGGTTGCATATTCGTAACCGAGATCCTTCAAGCGGTCACAAAGAATGACTGTAGCCTTACTACCTGCAGTACGGTATGCATTAGAAACAAGCCCGGCAATATTTTTCTTGGTCATAACTTTGTTAGCATAGTCAAATCCCATTCCTTCCGGAACAAGTTCACCAACAAGAATACGACCGGCAGTTGTTTCAACAACCTCGCCTTCTACTTTTACTTTAATAGCAGCATGAAGACTGATTACATCCGCATCAAGAGCAGCAACCACTTCCCACGGAGCGGTGAAGGTCATGCCCTCCCCTTTTGCAAAAGCACGCTCAACAGTCAGATAATATAGACCAAGAACGATATCCTGCGAAGGGTTGATAATTGGCTGACCATTAGCAGGAGAAAGGATGTTGTTTGAAGACATCATTAGAACACGACACTCAATCTGCGCTTCGACAGAAAGAGGTACGTGAACAGCCATCTGGTCACCGTCAAAGTCAGCGTTATATGCTGAACATACCAATGGGTGAAGCTGGATAGCCTTACCTTCAACAAGGGTAGGTTCAAAAGACTGAATACCGAGTCTGTGCAATGTAGGAGCACGGTTGAGCATAATTGGATATTCACGAACTACGTCATCCAGGATATCCCAGACAACCAGATCTTCACGTTCAACCATCTTTTTAGCGCTCTTGATAGTTGTAGCGATTTCTCTGCGCTCAAGCTCAGCATAAATGAAAGGTTTAAACAGCTCCAGAGCCATCTTCTTAGGAAGACCGCACTGATGCAGTTTCAGCTTCGGACCAACAACAATTACTGAACGACCGGAGTAGTCAACACGTTTACCAAGCAGGTTCTGACGGAAACGACCTTGCTTCCCCTTAATCATATCAGATAAGGATTTCAAAGGGCGACCATTAGTACCTGTGATAGCACGGCCACGACGTCCGTTGTCAAACAATGCATCGACAGACTCCTGCAGCATCCTTTTTTCGTTGCGGATGATGATGTCAGGAGCACCAAGCTCAATAAGACGTTTGAGACGGTTGTTTCTGTTGATAACACGACGGTAAAGGTCGTTAAGGTCGGATGTGGCAAAACGTCCGCCATCAAGAGGAACAAGAGGGCGAAGCTCAGGTGGAATGACTGGAATAACATCCATGATCATCCACTGGCAGTTGTTACCTGACTCAAGAAAAGCCTCAACAATTTTGAGACGTTTAGTAAGCTTTTTCTTCTTGGTCTGAGAACGGGTAGTCAAAGACTCTTCACGAAGTTCATGCCTTAAAGTAGGCATATCAATCTGAGCCAAAAGACCTTTGATAGTCTCAGCACCCATACCGACTTCGATAGCATCTTCACCATAATGATCTATAACCTGAAAATATTGATCTTCAGAGATAATCTGGTACTGCTTAAGCGGTGTTTCACCCGGATTTAGTACAATATAAGAATCAAAATACAAGACCTTTTCAAGATCGGCCATGGTAATATCAAGCAGGGTACCAATCTTGGAAGGAAGAGTTTTCAGAAACCAGATATGTGCAACCGGAGCAGCGAGCTCAATATGGCCCATGCGCTCACGTCTTACTTTCGAGGCAATAACTTCAACGCCGCACTTTTCGCAGACAATGCCGCGGTGCTTCATGCGTTTATATTTACCGCAGTTACACTCGTAGTCTTTTACAGGCCCGAAAATCTTAGCACAGAAGAGACCATCTCTTTCCGGCTTGAAAGTTCTGTAGTTAATGGTCTCGGGCTTCTTGACTTCACCAAAAGACCATTCTCTGATCTTCTCCGGAGAAGCAATGGAAATCTGAATACCTTTGAGGCCGCGTCCTGCGTGGCCTGCACCGGATGTTCTACGCATAGTGAACAGTTCGTCCAGACTCATTAATATACCCCTTACATGAAAAGGTTTATTTAGTCGCGGGGCCGTATAACGGCCCCGCGTTCATTATTTCTTATCAGCAGCTTCTTCGCTTTCGTCCTGAAGGAGGTGGACATCAAGTCCAAGCGACATCAATTCTTTAACCAAAACATTAAATGACTCAGGTAGACCGGCTTCAAGGAAGTTATCTCCCTTGACGATCTTCTCGTACATTTTAACACGGCCGGTTACGTCATCAGACTTAACGGTGAGGAATTCCTGAAGCAGGTAAGCTGCGCCATATGCTTCAAGAGCCCATACTTCCATTTCTCCGAGACGCTGACCACCAAACTGAGCCTTACCGCCGAGAGGCTGCTGAGTAACCAGCGAGTAAGGACCTGTCGAACGTGCGTGAATCTTTTCATCAACCAGATGGTGCAATTTAAGGATGTACATTACACCTACAGTTACACGGTTATGGAAAGCATCCCCAGTACGACCATCATAAAGTGTAACCTTACCGTCATCAGGAATGCCTGTTTTCTTAACCAGATCCCAGATTTCATCTTCTGTGGCTCCGTCAAAAACAGGAGTCTTGGTCACAATACCATGACGCGCCTTATTGACAGCAAGTCTGAACTCTTCATCATCAAGTGAGTCAATGAGTTCATAAACATCTTCAGATTCAAAGGTACTTTTAATTTCCTGACGAATAACATCAAGGGCCTCGCCGGTATCAAGCATATTGGCGAACTTCTGTCCGATTGCCAATGCTCCCCAGCCGAGATGAGTTTCCATAATCTGACCAATGTTCATACGAGATGGAACACCGAGTGGATTCAAAACGATATCCATTGGAGTACCATTATCAAAGAACGGCATATCCTGCTCAGGCAGAATACAAGAAACAACACCCTTGTTACCATGACGTCCAGCCATTTTGTCACCCACGCTAAGCTTACGCTTAACAGCGATGTAGACTTTGACCATTTTGATGACGCCCGGAGGCAGATCGTCACCTTCAGTGACTTTTTCGCGCTTAACATCATAGATGCCCTTAATAACGCGAATCTGCTTGTCGTATTCAGCGAGAAGCTGTTTTACAGCTTCATTTGTATCTTTATCTGTGAAAAGTCCGCCAAGTTTCTTCAAAGGAACTTCTGCGAGGATTTCATCAGTTATAATGTGTCCGGCTTCAGCAAGAACTTCGCCTTTTCTGCGGCCCATAAGAGTCTGTGCGATCTGCTTATTGGTAACAACAACTTTGATCTTGTCACGAGTCTTAATAGTGAGAGATTCGATATGCTTGCTTTCTTTCATATCGTGTTTAGCAAGCTCGAAATCCTCAATGGCTTTAGTACGATCGTCTTTCTCACCTGAGCGGCGATTAAATACTTTAACGTCAACAATAGTACCTTCGATTCCCGGCGGCACCTTGAGAGAAGTATTTTTTACATCGCGAGCTTTATCTCCGAAAATGGCTCTAAGAAGCTTTTCTTCGGGAGTAAGCTGCGTTTCACCTTTAGGAGTGATTTTACCGACGAGAATATCTTCAGGAGATATACGCGCACCAAGACGAATAATACCACACTCGTCAAGGTTGCTGAGCATATCTTCGCTAACGTTCGGGATATCACGAGTTACTTCTTCGGGCCCAAGCTTGGTGTCACGAGCGACGAGTTCAAATTCCTCAATATGGACAGAGGTAAAAACGTCTTCTTTAACTACACGCTCAGAAATAAGGATGGAGTCCTCAAAGTTAAAACCGCACCAAGGCATGAAAGCCACGAGAAGGTTCTTACCAAGTGCAAGTTCACCATCTTTAATACCTGGTCCGTCAGCAAGTACTTCGCCTTTTTTAACTCGTTTACCAATAGGAAGTCTTGGACGCTGTCCATAGCATGAACTCTGGTTGGACTTATGCCATTTCTGAAGTTCGTAATGCTTGATTCCACCTGTAGCCGGAGAAGGACCATCGTCATATCTGACAACGAGACGCTCAGCGTCTACATAATCAATATATCCATCATTCTCAGCCAACAGGCAGCTACCGGAATCCTGAGCAACATTGGCTTCCATTCCAGTACCAACCAGAGGCTGGGAAGTTATAAGAAGAGGTACAGCCTGACGCTGCATGTTTGATCCCATAAGAGCGCGGTTAGCATCGTCATGCTCAAGAAATGGAATCAGTGCAGCAGAAACAGAAACGGTCTGGCTGGGGCTGATATCCATGAGAGTAACGTCTTCACTGGCCATCATGGAAACATCACCGTTCAAGCGTGATGTAACAAGCGGATTAGAGAATTTGCCATTTTCGTCGATAGGCGCATTCGCCTGAGCAACGACATGACCAACTTCTCTGGTTGCGTCATAATAAAGGATTTCATCAGTCATGGTAGAATCTTTGATTGTCCGGTAAGGACTTTCAATGAAACCGAAATCGTTAACCTTGGAGTAAGTGGTCAAGGAAACGATAAGACCGATGTTCGGTCCTTCAGGAGTCTCAATAGGGCAGATTCTGCCGTAGTGAGAAACGTGAACGTCACGGACCTCAAAACCTGCGCGTTCACGGGTAAGACCACCGGGTCCAAGAGCAGAAAGTCTGCGCTTGTGAGTTACTTCTGACAGCGGGTTGGTCTGGTCCATGAACTGTGACAGCTGTGAAGTTCCGAAGAATTCTTTAAGTACAGCAGCAACAGGTTTAGGGTTGATCAGATCATGAGGCATCAAAGTAGCCACTTCCTGGAGGCTCATGCGCTCCTTGATGGCTCTTTCCATGCGTACAAGACCTATTCTGTACTGATTTTCAACCAGTTCTCCAACAGGACGTACACGCCTGTTACCGAGGTTATCGATATCATCAGCAGGGCCGTGACTGTCTTTAAGCTTACAAAGCACTTTAACCGCAGTAAGAATATCTTCATTGGTAAGAGTTCTAAGCTCAAGAGGCGTATCTACATTGAGACGCGCATTCAGTTTATAACGACCGACGCTGGAAAGGTCATAGTAGTCAGAACTGCGAAACAGATTCTCAAAGAAGTTGGCAGCAATTTCGGCTGTAGGAGGAGAACTGGGACGCAATCTACGGTAAATCTCAATCTGAGCAGACTCAACATCGGTGCTTTTATCAAGCATCATGGAATCACGCAGAGCTGAAGAAACGTCCACACCCATTGTGTGCAGAACTTTTACTTCTTTGAGACCTACTTCAAGAATTCTTTCAAAGATTTCTTCAGTGATTTCATCAGCAGCTTCTGCAATAACTTCACCTGTATCAGGATCGGTAATATCATGGGAAGCAAACTGGCCCACTAGAGTCTTTGGATCTACTTCTATATATTCAATACCGGCACGAACAATTTTTTTCCAAGCGAACTTGGTAACAGGTTTATCACGCTGAACAATGACTTTGCCATCTTCAGAACAGAGATCAACCCAAGCGTTCTCCTTGCGGTACTGATTTTCATCTACCTTACGGCGTACGATATGACGGTCAATCTGGAACTCTTCTACATTATAGTAATAGTCCAGAATGTCCTGCTTAGACATACCCATAGCTTTGAGTAGGACAGTAGCAGGCATCTTGCGACGACGGTCAATACGCACATAAAGAATATCTTTATGGTCGAAATCAAAATCCAACCATGAGCCGCGCATAGGAATAATTCTGCAGCTATAAAGAACTCGGCGACTTGTATGAGTTTTACCGGAATCATGTTCAAAGATGATACCGGGAGAACGCTGCAACTGGTTAACAATTACGCGTTCAGTACCATTTATAATAAACGTGCCCTGCTCACTCATGAGCGGAACAGTTCCGAAATAGATATCCTGCTCTTTAATGTCGCGGATTGTTCTGCTTTCGGTCTCTTCATCTACATCAAATACAACAAGGCGTACCTTAATGCGGATAGGAGCTTCGTATGTAAGGCCTTTGGCAATACACTCGTCCATATCGTATTTAGGCTCACCTATGTCGTAGCTGACATATTCGAGACTTGCTGTTTTATTGAAGTCTTCAATCGGAAAAACCGAACGAAAAACCCCTTCTAAGCCGACATCAGCCCTGCTGGCAGGAGCTACGCCTTCTTGAAGGAATTTCTTGAAGGAATCCACCTGCAGTTCTAGCAAGTGGGGAATCGGTAAAGTAACTTTGATCTTTCCAAATATTTTTCTGAGCTGACCCATCGTATCCTCATCAAGTGAGAAGGTTAGGGTTGGAATGAAGCAATTTGACGAACATCAACCACTAAGATTTAATTATAAGTCAAAAAGTGCAAGATAAACAGAGGGCGGCAGAACAATTTTGCCTTTGAGAAAAATTTTTTAAATTTATTTTGAGAGCGCTAAGTCGATTCGGCTGCGCCTATTCCGAATCTTCCCAAAATAATAGATAAGGCAATTTTGTCAATCTTTTTAACAGCGAGAAGAGCGCAACCCCGTTTTACCAGGGTTTGCGCTCTTCTGCTTAACGGCAATTTTGCTTCAATTATTTCATTTCAGCGTCAGCACCGGCTTCAGTAAGCTGCTTGAGAGCTTCTTCTGCTTCTGCTTTTTCAACGCCTTCTTTGATAGCTGCGGGAACTCCATCAACTTTAGCTTTAGCTTCTTTCAGGCCGAGACCGGTCAGAGCGCGAACTGCTTTGATGACAGCAATTTTGTTGCCGCCTGCACCTTTAAGGATTACGTCAAATTCAGTCTGTTCTTCTGCTGCTGCGCCACCGTCTGCTGCAGGCATTGCTGCTACTGCTGCTACTGGTGCTGCTGCGGAAACGCCGAACTTTTCTTCGAGTTCTTTGATGAATTCGGAAAGTTCGAGAACGGTCATGTTAGAAATAAAATCTACTACCTGATCTTTAGTGATATCTGCCATGGAAATTTCCTCCTGGGAATTCTTTGAGTTGCCTTGACTTGGCTATTATGCAGCTTCTTTCTGATCTTTCACAGCGGAAAGAACATTGAGGAGACCGCGAGGTACGTTTGCGAGCAAGCTCACAAAGTTCGTAGGCACAGCATTCATTGTGCCAAGAGTCATGCCGAGGAGCTGTTCCTTGCTCGGGAGCTTGGAAAGCGCCTTCACGCCATCAGTGTCAAGATACTTGCCCTCAAGGGATGCAAAACGCATATCGAAAGTTTTACTTTCTTTAGCGAAATCAGCAACTGCTTTAGCTGCTGCAACAGGATCTTCATAACCCATTACAACTGCACAGTTTTCCTTGAATTTATCGGCGATGGTACCGTGATCGGTACCTTCAAAAGCCAACCGGGCCAGAGTGTTCTTGACTACTTGGCAATCGACACCGACATTTCTCAGGTTGGAGCGGAGCTGAGTAAACTCTTCCACACCAAGGCCTTTGAAGTCGGTAACGATGGCAATGCTCGCCCTTTCAGCTTTTTCTTTAAGCTGCTCAATAATCTGGGCTTTTTCTTGCCTGTTCACCGTAACACTCCTAATGATTTGACCCGGAAAGCAAGTCAAAGTGTTGTCTCAACAGGATATTAAGGGACCATCCCACCTGCTTTCTTCGACTAAACTTCCCGTGTATTTAAACATCAAGAGCCGCCCGAAGGCGGCTTTGATGATTTAGGACTCTGAATACTTTCTTGCAGACAAAGGATCTACTTTGAAGCCAGGACCCATAGTAGTAGCTATGGCAACAGCCTGCATGTAAGTTCCTTTAGCAGAAGAAGGTTTCATTTTAGCTACTGTTTCCAGCAGCGATTTAAGATTCTCAAGGAGCTTTTCAGCACCAAAAGAAACTTTACCGATAGGAGCGTGCAGAACACCGGCTTTATCAACCTTGAATTCTACGCGTCCTGCTTTTACTTCATTAACAGCTTTAGCCACATCAAAAGTAACGGTGCCGGTTTTAGCGTTAGGCATCAGACCGCGAGGTCCGAGAACTCTACCGATCTGACCAATTTTGGCCATCATATCAGGAGTTGCAATGGCTTTATCAAAATCAAGCCAGCCTTCTTTAACCTTAGCAACCAAGTCATCGCCGCCGACAAAGTCTGCGCCTGCTTCCTTGGCTTCCGCTTCTTTTTCCCCGCTTACAAAGCAAGCTACTCTAACTTCTTTACCGAGACCGTTAGGCAGAGATACTGCACCACGAATCATCTGGTCAGAGTATTTAGGGTCGACGCCGAGGTTGATGGCAACATCAACAGTCTCGTCGAATTTGGCAAATGCCTTTTCAACAGCAGCCTTCACTGCTTCTTCCACGGTCAGACCGCGGAGTTCAGCACCTTCAGTTGCTTTTCTGTAATTTTTTCCGTGCTTAGGCATGATCTATTCCCTCACCTAGTCTGTGACTTCAATGCCCATACTGCGGGCTGTTCCCATGATGGATTTCATGGCAGCTTCAGTATCGGCAGCGGTCAGATCTGGCGCTTTAAGCTCGGCAATTTCTTGAACCTGAGCTTTGGTCACCTTACCGACCTTGTTCTTATTAGGCTCACCGGAACCCTTTGCCAGCTTTGCAGCTTTAAGCAAAAGTGTGGATGCTGGTGGAGTCTTGGTAATGAAGGAAAAGGACCTGTCTTGGAAGACAGTGATGATCACCGGAATGATCATGCCCTTCTGATCCTGCGTTTTAGCGTTAAACGCTTTGCAGAATTCCATTATATTGACACCGTGCTGACCGAGCGCAGGTCCGACCGGAGGGGACGGATTGGCTGAGCCAGCCGGGATCTGAAGCTTAATTTTGCCTATTTCTTTCTTGGCCATCGCTTTATGTCCTATATAAAATTCCAGTGAGGATACTCACTGTCGGAAATGAATATGCAGCAGTGCGGTCAGGACTACCCTTTGGTAACCTGAACAAAGTCAAGTTCCACTGGGGTCTGGCGGCCGAAAATGGAGACTGACACCCGAAGCTTGCCTTTGTCGTAGTTGACATCTTCTACAACGCCGTTGAAACCACTAAAAGGTCCGTCAATAACCCTGACATCATCGCCACGGTCAAAGTTGAACTTAGGTCTCGGCTGCTCCTGACGGTCTTCCATCAGGCTCAGGATTTTGGCTGCTTCGCTGTCACGCATTGGTGTCGGGCGGTTTTTACCACCGATAAATCCGGTAACACGGGGAATAGACTGGATCAGATGCCATGATTCATCCTCCATGATCATTTTGATCATGACGTAGCCCGGATAAAATTTCCGGGTGGATGTTCTCTTTTCCCCTTTAACCAACTCGACAACTCTTTCCGTGGGAACGACTACTTCCTCGATCAGTCCTTTGTCCTGACCAGTTCTCATCATTTCACGAACAGTCTGCTCGACCCGCTGTTCAAAACCTGAATAGGTATGAACTATGTACCAGCGGGCTTTCCTTCCCTGAGGTTTTTCAGCGTCTGCGTTCATGTAGCTCTTTCCTATTTATGGGTTGATTAAGACAGTATTGTCTCAACAAGCTTGCTGAGACCCATGTCAACAACACCCAGAAAAAGCGACATGACTACGACAAGGACCAAGACGGCGGTACAAGTCTGTATAGTCTCTTTCTGAGTAGGCCATACGACCTTCTTCATCTCGACCTTTGACTGTTCTAGGAACTCGGAAAACTCTTTGAGTTTACCGCTAAATCCTTGAGTCTCAGCTTTGGTCTGCTGAGCTCCCGCACCTTTATTTTTTTTCTTGGCCATATTGATTCCCAAAATGAAGTGGCAGGCCAGGAGGGATTCGAACCCCCAGCATTCGGTTTTGGAGACCGACGTTCTAGCCGTTGGAACTACTGGCCTGCTTATTTATAGAAACTACTTGTTTTCTTTATGAAGAGTATGCTTCTTATCAAAAGGGCAATACTTCATCAATTCGATACGACCAGTAGTGTTCTTCTTGTTCTTCATCGTCGAATAGTTACGACGCTTACACTCGGTGCACTGCATCTGGACTTTGACACGCATGTCTTACTCCAGAATTTCAGTTACAACACCTGCGCCTACAGTACGGCCACCTTCGCGAATAGCGAAGCGTAAACCTGGATCCATAGCGATGGGGTTGATCATTTCAACGTTGAAAGTTGCGTTATCACCAGGCATAACCATTTCAACGCCTTCATCCAGAGTTACAACGCCTGTGATGTCAGTTGTACGGAAGTAGAACTGAGGGCGGTATCCGGAGAAGAAAGGAGTGTGACGTCCACCTTCGTCTTTATTAAGGACGTAGACTTCAGCTTTAAACTTAGTGTGTGGGTTGATGGATTTAGGAGCAGCAAGAACCTGTCCGCGCTCAACTTCTTCACGTTTAACACCGCGGAGAAGAACACCAACGTTATCGCCAGCCTGACCCTGATCGAGCAGCTTGCGGAACATTTCAACACCAGTACAAGTAGTCTTAACTGTGTCTTTGATACCAACGATTTCAACTTCTTCACCAACTTTTACGATACCGCGCTCAACACGACCGGTAACAACGGTACCACGACCGGAGATGGAGAAAACGTCTTCGATAGGCATGAGGAAAGGTTTGTCGATATCACGCTCAGGCTCTTCAATGTAAGAGTCACAAGCTGCGAGGAGGTCGAGGATGGGCTTAGCTTCAGGGCTGTTTACATCGTCAGTTTCCAGAGCTTTCAGAGCGGAACCCATGATGATAGGAAGATCAT encodes:
- the rpoC gene encoding DNA-directed RNA polymerase subunit beta'; translated protein: MRRTSGAGHAGRGLKGIQISIASPEKIREWSFGEVKKPETINYRTFKPERDGLFCAKIFGPVKDYECNCGKYKRMKHRGIVCEKCGVEVIASKVRRERMGHIELAAPVAHIWFLKTLPSKIGTLLDITMADLEKVLYFDSYIVLNPGETPLKQYQIISEDQYFQVIDHYGEDAIEVGMGAETIKGLLAQIDMPTLRHELREESLTTRSQTKKKKLTKRLKIVEAFLESGNNCQWMIMDVIPVIPPELRPLVPLDGGRFATSDLNDLYRRVINRNNRLKRLIELGAPDIIIRNEKRMLQESVDALFDNGRRGRAITGTNGRPLKSLSDMIKGKQGRFRQNLLGKRVDYSGRSVIVVGPKLKLHQCGLPKKMALELFKPFIYAELERREIATTIKSAKKMVEREDLVVWDILDDVVREYPIMLNRAPTLHRLGIQSFEPTLVEGKAIQLHPLVCSAYNADFDGDQMAVHVPLSVEAQIECRVLMMSSNNILSPANGQPIINPSQDIVLGLYYLTVERAFAKGEGMTFTAPWEVVAALDADVISLHAAIKVKVEGEVVETTAGRILVGELVPEGMGFDYANKVMTKKNIAGLVSNAYRTAGSKATVILCDRLKDLGYEYATRAAITIGLKDLTIPAAKAGMLDAAYTEVENIEAQYREGIITRTEKYNKVVDVWTKVTNDVSTEMTREMSTDVLVDPKTGKQQTNSSFNPVFMMAHSGARGNQDQMRQLAGMRGLMAKPSGEIIETPITSSFREGLSVLQYFISTHGARKGLADTALKTANSGYLTRRLVDVVQDVTVSEHDCRTVDGLELTHYIKGGEIKERLSEKVLGRVTIYPVVKEETGEILVPADTLIDERAAKIIDENGINSMIVRSPLTCRSKHGVCAMCYGRDLARGHVVNVGETVGIIAAQSIGEPGTQLTMRTFHIGGTASREIQQSSFEAQHNGTIVLNRMRSVRNKDGHQMVLGKSCQIGVVDDQGREREKYVLPLGAKLYVEEGQSITPGEVLAEWDPLSEPFVTDVSGIVKFTDLVEGKTFQERIDEATNQATYTITEYRTTNFKPSISICGEDGEPLSRPGSSLKATYPLPVGAILMVKDGSVIDAGDIIARKLRETSKTKDIVGGLPRVAELFEVRKPKELGIISEIDGVVSYGPESKGKRKIVVTPEVGDTKEYLVPKGRHITAQEGDFVEAGDLMTEGLPELHDILKVKGEKYLARFLVEEIQDVYRFQGVGINDKHIEVIVRQMLKKVSVVDPGETHFLVGEQVDKQRFMETNQEAVNNGQKPATAQTHVLGITQASLSTASFISAASFQETTKVLTESSLSGKKDYLRGLKENVIVGRLIPAGTGFRKYARTDIIVPDQPERADKFLEELEEEPLLINE
- the rpoB gene encoding DNA-directed RNA polymerase subunit beta; translation: MGQLRKIFGKIKVTLPIPHLLELQVDSFKKFLQEGVAPASRADVGLEGVFRSVFPIEDFNKTASLEYVSYDIGEPKYDMDECIAKGLTYEAPIRIKVRLVVFDVDEETESRTIRDIKEQDIYFGTVPLMSEQGTFIINGTERVIVNQLQRSPGIIFEHDSGKTHTSRRVLYSCRIIPMRGSWLDFDFDHKDILYVRIDRRRKMPATVLLKAMGMSKQDILDYYYNVEEFQIDRHIVRRKVDENQYRKENAWVDLCSEDGKVIVQRDKPVTKFAWKKIVRAGIEYIEVDPKTLVGQFASHDITDPDTGEVIAEAADEITEEIFERILEVGLKEVKVLHTMGVDVSSALRDSMMLDKSTDVESAQIEIYRRLRPSSPPTAEIAANFFENLFRSSDYYDLSSVGRYKLNARLNVDTPLELRTLTNEDILTAVKVLCKLKDSHGPADDIDNLGNRRVRPVGELVENQYRIGLVRMERAIKERMSLQEVATLMPHDLINPKPVAAVLKEFFGTSQLSQFMDQTNPLSEVTHKRRLSALGPGGLTRERAGFEVRDVHVSHYGRICPIETPEGPNIGLIVSLTTYSKVNDFGFIESPYRTIKDSTMTDEILYYDATREVGHVVAQANAPIDENGKFSNPLVTSRLNGDVSMMASEDVTLMDISPSQTVSVSAALIPFLEHDDANRALMGSNMQRQAVPLLITSQPLVGTGMEANVAQDSGSCLLAENDGYIDYVDAERLVVRYDDGPSPATGGIKHYELQKWHKSNQSSCYGQRPRLPIGKRVKKGEVLADGPGIKDGELALGKNLLVAFMPWCGFNFEDSILISERVVKEDVFTSVHIEEFELVARDTKLGPEEVTRDIPNVSEDMLSNLDECGIIRLGARISPEDILVGKITPKGETQLTPEEKLLRAIFGDKARDVKNTSLKVPPGIEGTIVDVKVFNRRSGEKDDRTKAIEDFELAKHDMKESKHIESLTIKTRDKIKVVVTNKQIAQTLMGRRKGEVLAEAGHIITDEILAEVPLKKLGGLFTDKDTNEAVKQLLAEYDKQIRVIKGIYDVKREKVTEGDDLPPGVIKMVKVYIAVKRKLSVGDKMAGRHGNKGVVSCILPEQDMPFFDNGTPMDIVLNPLGVPSRMNIGQIMETHLGWGALAIGQKFANMLDTGEALDVIRQEIKSTFESEDVYELIDSLDDEEFRLAVNKARHGIVTKTPVFDGATEDEIWDLVKKTGIPDDGKVTLYDGRTGDAFHNRVTVGVMYILKLHHLVDEKIHARSTGPYSLVTQQPLGGKAQFGGQRLGEMEVWALEAYGAAYLLQEFLTVKSDDVTGRVKMYEKIVKGDNFLEAGLPESFNVLVKELMSLGLDVHLLQDESEEAADKK
- the rplL gene encoding 50S ribosomal protein L7/L12 encodes the protein MADITKDQVVDFISNMTVLELSEFIKELEEKFGVSAAAPVAAVAAMPAADGGAAAEEQTEFDVILKGAGGNKIAVIKAVRALTGLGLKEAKAKVDGVPAAIKEGVEKAEAEEALKQLTEAGADAEMK
- the rplJ gene encoding 50S ribosomal protein L10, which codes for MNRQEKAQIIEQLKEKAERASIAIVTDFKGLGVEEFTQLRSNLRNVGVDCQVVKNTLARLAFEGTDHGTIADKFKENCAVVMGYEDPVAAAKAVADFAKESKTFDMRFASLEGKYLDTDGVKALSKLPSKEQLLGMTLGTMNAVPTNFVSLLANVPRGLLNVLSAVKDQKEAA
- the rplA gene encoding 50S ribosomal protein L1 — its product is MPKHGKNYRKATEGAELRGLTVEEAVKAAVEKAFAKFDETVDVAINLGVDPKYSDQMIRGAVSLPNGLGKEVRVACFVSGEKEAEAKEAGADFVGGDDLVAKVKEGWLDFDKAIATPDMMAKIGQIGRVLGPRGLMPNAKTGTVTFDVAKAVNEVKAGRVEFKVDKAGVLHAPIGKVSFGAEKLLENLKSLLETVAKMKPSSAKGTYMQAVAIATTMGPGFKVDPLSARKYSES
- the rplK gene encoding 50S ribosomal protein L11 produces the protein MAKKEIGKIKLQIPAGSANPSPPVGPALGQHGVNIMEFCKAFNAKTQDQKGMIIPVIITVFQDRSFSFITKTPPASTLLLKAAKLAKGSGEPNKNKVGKVTKAQVQEIAELKAPDLTAADTEAAMKSIMGTARSMGIEVTD
- the nusG gene encoding transcription termination/antitermination protein NusG, with translation MNADAEKPQGRKARWYIVHTYSGFEQRVEQTVREMMRTGQDKGLIEEVVVPTERVVELVKGEKRTSTRKFYPGYVMIKMIMEDESWHLIQSIPRVTGFIGGKNRPTPMRDSEAAKILSLMEDRQEQPRPKFNFDRGDDVRVIDGPFSGFNGVVEDVNYDKGKLRVSVSIFGRQTPVELDFVQVTKG
- the secE gene encoding preprotein translocase subunit SecE, yielding MAKKKNKGAGAQQTKAETQGFSGKLKEFSEFLEQSKVEMKKVVWPTQKETIQTCTAVLVLVVVMSLFLGVVDMGLSKLVETILS
- the rpmG gene encoding 50S ribosomal protein L33, coding for MRVKVQMQCTECKRRNYSTMKNKKNTTGRIELMKYCPFDKKHTLHKENK
- the tuf gene encoding elongation factor Tu codes for the protein MGKAKFERGKPHVNIGTIGHIDHGKTTLTAAITKIAGLAGNGDYVAFDEIDKAPEEKERGITIATAHVEYETENRHYAHVDCPGHADYIKNMITGAAQMDGAILVVAATDGPMPQTREHILLARQVGVPFVVVFMNKCDMVDDEELLELVEMEVRELLSAYEFPGDDLPIIMGSALKALETDDVNSPEAKPILDLLAACDSYIEEPERDIDKPFLMPIEDVFSISGRGTVVTGRVERGIVKVGEEVEIVGIKDTVKTTCTGVEMFRKLLDQGQAGDNVGVLLRGVKREEVERGQVLAAPKSINPHTKFKAEVYVLNKDEGGRHTPFFSGYRPQFYFRTTDITGVVTLDEGVEMVMPGDNATFNVEMINPIAMDPGLRFAIREGGRTVGAGVVTEILE